One window of the Delphinus delphis chromosome 20, mDelDel1.2, whole genome shotgun sequence genome contains the following:
- the SPACA4 gene encoding sperm acrosome membrane-associated protein 4: MVLGWLLLLVMALPPGTMGTKDCVFCELTDSTICPGMHMRCGDDEDCFTGHGVAPGVSPITNKGCVPATSCGREEPVSYMGVTYSLTTNCCTGHLCNGAPHPTGGRMAGATTSLAMGALQLLRHLL; the protein is encoded by the coding sequence ATGGTCCTCGGCTGGCTGCTGCTTCTGGTGATGGCTCTGCCCCCAGGCACGATGGGCACCAAGGACTGCGTTTTCTGTGAGCTGACCGACTCCACGATCTGTCCCGGCATGCACATGCGCTGTGGCGATGACGAGGACTGCTTCACGGGCCATGGGGTGGCCCCCGGCGTCAGCCCCATCACCAACAAAGGCTGCGTGCCGGCCACCTCGTGTGGCCGTGAGGAGCCCGTCAGCTACATGGGCGTCACCTACAGCCTCACCACCAACTGCTGCACCGGCCACCTGTGTAACGGGGCCCCCCACCCCACAGGCGGCCGGATGGCAGGGGCCACCACCAGCCTGGCGATGGGCGCGCTGCAATTGCTCCGACATTTGCTGTGA